In the Clostridium sporogenes genome, one interval contains:
- the metK gene encoding methionine adenosyltransferase: MRKLFTSESVTEGHPDKICDQISDAVLDAILDKDPNGRVACETAVTTGMVMVMGEISTKCYVDIPKLVRETIREIGYDRAKYGFDCETCSVITSIDEQSVDIAMGVDEALESKKGEMDKLDAVGAGDQGMMFGFATNETKEYMPMPIEMSHKLSRRLSEVRKNGTLPYLRPDGKTQVTVEYEDGKPVRIDAIVISTQHGPDVSLEQIEKDIKEHVIKVIVPSELLDVNTKYFINPTGRFVIGGPQGDSGLTGRKIIVDTYGGYGRHGGGAFSGKDPTKVDRSAAYAARWVAKNLVAAGVADKLEIQLAYAIGVAKPVSISVDTFGTGKITDEEIVSIVNKVFDLRPGAIIRDLDLRKPIYKQVAAYGHFGRTDIDVPWERLDKVEEIKKYM; this comes from the coding sequence GTGAGAAAATTATTTACATCTGAATCAGTAACAGAAGGGCATCCTGATAAAATATGTGATCAAATTTCAGATGCAGTTTTAGATGCTATATTAGATAAAGATCCTAATGGGAGAGTTGCTTGTGAAACAGCAGTTACAACAGGAATGGTAATGGTAATGGGAGAAATATCAACAAAATGTTATGTTGATATACCAAAACTAGTTAGAGAAACTATAAGAGAAATAGGATATGATAGAGCTAAATATGGATTCGATTGTGAGACTTGCTCTGTAATAACATCAATAGATGAACAATCAGTAGATATAGCTATGGGTGTTGATGAAGCTTTAGAATCTAAAAAGGGTGAAATGGATAAATTGGACGCTGTAGGTGCAGGAGATCAAGGCATGATGTTTGGTTTTGCTACAAATGAAACTAAAGAATATATGCCAATGCCTATAGAAATGTCCCACAAATTATCAAGAAGATTATCAGAAGTAAGAAAAAATGGTACATTACCATATTTAAGACCAGATGGTAAAACTCAAGTAACTGTAGAATACGAAGATGGTAAACCTGTAAGAATAGATGCTATAGTTATTTCAACACAACATGGTCCAGATGTTTCTTTAGAACAAATAGAAAAAGATATTAAAGAACATGTAATAAAAGTTATAGTACCATCAGAATTATTAGATGTAAATACTAAATATTTCATAAATCCAACAGGAAGATTTGTAATCGGTGGTCCTCAAGGAGATTCTGGGTTAACAGGAAGAAAAATAATAGTGGATACTTACGGTGGATATGGAAGACATGGTGGCGGAGCATTTTCAGGAAAAGATCCAACAAAAGTAGATAGATCTGCTGCATATGCTGCAAGATGGGTAGCTAAAAATTTAGTTGCAGCAGGAGTTGCTGATAAGCTAGAAATTCAACTAGCTTATGCTATAGGAGTAGCTAAACCAGTATCTATTTCCGTTGACACATTTGGAACAGGTAAAATTACTGATGAAGAAATAGTTTCAATAGTAAATAAAGTCTTTGATTTAAGACCTGGTGCTATAATAAGAGATTTAGATTTAAGAAAACCTATATATAAACAAGTAGCTGCTTATGGACATTTTGGAAGAACAGATATAGATGTACCATGGGAAAGATTGGACAAGGTAGAGGAAATAAAAAAGTATATGTAA
- the yyaC gene encoding spore protease YyaC produces MNIEKTHYTEALSYYKIANSLKKYLNKDTIIICIGTDRCIGDCLGPLVGTILKYKNIPLKLYGTLDEPIHALNIDETIKKIKSSYPNTSIIGIDACLGDKNNIGQIQVRNFPIQPGKGVGKTLPKVGDCSIVGIVDSNDNCDIFTSANTRLSLILNIAKVIAHSILHCCYILDI; encoded by the coding sequence TTGAATATAGAAAAAACTCATTACACAGAAGCATTATCTTATTATAAAATAGCAAATTCTCTTAAAAAATATTTAAATAAAGATACAATAATAATATGCATAGGTACTGATAGATGTATAGGGGATTGCCTTGGTCCTTTAGTAGGAACCATATTAAAATATAAGAATATACCCTTAAAATTATATGGAACTTTAGATGAACCTATACATGCTTTAAATATAGATGAAACTATAAAAAAAATTAAAAGCTCATACCCTAATACTTCTATAATAGGTATAGATGCTTGTCTTGGCGATAAGAATAATATAGGGCAAATCCAAGTGAGAAACTTTCCCATACAGCCTGGTAAAGGCGTTGGCAAAACACTTCCTAAAGTAGGAGATTGTTCAATCGTTGGTATTGTGGACTCAAACGATAACTGTGATATATTTACTTCTGCTAATACTAGGCTAAGCTTAATATTAAATATAGCTAAGGTTATTGCTCATTCAATCTTACACTGCTGCTATATATTAGATATTTAA
- a CDS encoding rod shape-determining protein, with the protein MFFSVGTDMGIDLGTATVLVYMKGKGVILNEPSVVAIDRNKNRVLAVGQEAREMIGRTPGNIVAIRPMRDGVISDYDITEKMLKYFIGKACGKKKISAPRVVICIPSEATEVEKRAVMDAARNAGAKKVFLIEEPLAAAIGADLDITKASGSMIIDIGGGTTDIAVISLGGIVVRSSIKIAGDKFDDAIIKYIRKKHKLMIGERTAEDLKIKIGSAFPKGDNISIDIRGRDLITGLPKNLTVTSEEMREALQDTVNAIAELTHSVLEKTPPELSADIADKGIIMTGGGALLTGLSDLIENVNKVPVHIAENPVSCVAEGTGKMLEYLDKMGISESGDGLNLV; encoded by the coding sequence ATGTTTTTTAGTGTAGGAACAGATATGGGAATCGATTTAGGGACAGCTACAGTACTTGTATATATGAAGGGAAAAGGTGTAATTTTAAATGAGCCTTCAGTAGTAGCTATAGACAGAAATAAAAATAGAGTTTTAGCTGTTGGACAAGAAGCTAGAGAAATGATTGGTAGAACACCAGGTAATATAGTGGCTATAAGACCTATGAGGGACGGAGTAATATCTGATTATGATATTACTGAGAAGATGTTAAAATATTTTATTGGAAAAGCTTGTGGGAAGAAAAAAATATCTGCACCAAGGGTAGTAATATGTATTCCATCAGAAGCTACAGAAGTTGAAAAAAGAGCTGTTATGGATGCAGCTAGAAATGCTGGAGCTAAGAAGGTATTCTTAATAGAGGAACCTTTAGCAGCTGCTATTGGTGCAGATTTAGATATAACTAAGGCTAGTGGAAGTATGATTATAGATATTGGCGGAGGTACTACAGATATAGCTGTTATTTCCCTTGGTGGTATAGTAGTAAGATCATCTATAAAAATAGCAGGGGACAAGTTTGATGATGCTATAATAAAATATATAAGAAAAAAACATAAGCTTATGATAGGAGAAAGAACAGCTGAAGATTTGAAGATAAAAATAGGGTCTGCGTTCCCTAAAGGTGATAATATATCAATTGATATAAGGGGAAGAGACTTGATTACAGGATTACCAAAAAATCTAACTGTGACCTCAGAGGAAATGAGAGAAGCACTACAGGATACTGTAAATGCAATAGCAGAACTTACTCATTCAGTACTAGAAAAGACCCCACCTGAATTGTCAGCTGATATAGCAGATAAAGGTATAATAATGACAGGTGGAGGTGCATTACTTACAGGTCTTAGTGATTTAATAGAAAATGTTAATAAAGTACCAGTACATATAGCAGAAAATCCTGTATCTTGCGTTGCGGAAGGAACTGGCAAGATGCTAGAATATTTAGATAAAATGGGAATATCAGAATCTGGTGATGGATTAAATCTGGTATAG
- the spoIIID gene encoding sporulation transcriptional regulator SpoIIID: protein MKDYIEERVLEVAHYIIDSKATIRKTAKVFGVSKSTIHKDMTERLPKINPQIAEEAKEILDYNKAERHIRGGKATKMKYKAIEG from the coding sequence TTGAAAGATTACATTGAAGAAAGAGTTCTTGAAGTAGCACATTATATTATAGATTCTAAAGCTACTATAAGAAAAACAGCCAAAGTTTTTGGAGTAAGTAAAAGTACAATACACAAAGATATGACGGAAAGGTTACCTAAAATAAACCCTCAAATTGCTGAAGAAGCAAAAGAAATACTAGATTATAATAAAGCAGAGAGACACATAAGAGGTGGAAAAGCTACAAAGATGAAATATAAAGCTATTGAAGGTTAA